One genomic region from Desulfovibrio sp. Fe33 encodes:
- a CDS encoding CBS domain-containing protein codes for MLVRDWMTVNVIALGVNSSVLDAAEILREKNIRQFPVIDSAGSLVGIVSDRDIRDAMPSKFIPGDAVVESGGGLYTLTAGDIMTLDPVSVPSDAAMNEVAGILVKHKVGGLPVVDDGRLMGIITQLDVLRFLCASAGSARGGVQFGIRMEGSEGSLADLLCDLRSEGIVFTSVFTAVDPGRTGSRNAYVSIADLGDKSVEEVVELIQRKYALLFYVAEGVTVDLV; via the coding sequence ATGCTGGTCAGAGACTGGATGACGGTCAACGTCATCGCCCTGGGAGTGAATTCCTCGGTGCTGGACGCGGCCGAGATACTGCGGGAAAAGAACATTCGACAGTTTCCGGTCATCGACAGCGCGGGCAGCCTGGTGGGCATTGTTTCCGACCGGGATATCCGTGACGCCATGCCGTCCAAGTTCATCCCCGGCGACGCCGTGGTTGAAAGCGGCGGCGGCTTGTACACCCTTACCGCCGGGGACATCATGACCCTGGACCCGGTCTCCGTGCCGTCGGATGCGGCCATGAACGAGGTGGCCGGCATCCTGGTCAAGCACAAGGTCGGCGGCCTGCCCGTTGTTGACGACGGACGCCTCATGGGCATCATCACCCAGCTCGACGTGCTTCGGTTCCTCTGCGCCTCGGCCGGATCGGCCCGGGGCGGCGTGCAGTTCGGCATCCGCATGGAGGGCTCCGAAGGCTCCCTGGCCGACCTGCTCTGCGACCTGCGTTCCGAGGGCATCGTCTTTACCAGCGTGTTCACCGCCGTGGACCCCGGCCGGACCGGCTCCCGCAACGCCTACGTCTCCATAGCCGACCTCGGCGACAAATCCGTGGAAGAGGTCGTTGAGCTCATCCAGCGCAAGTACGCGCTGCTTTTCTACGTCGCCGAAGGCGTGACCGTCGATTTGGTGTAA
- a CDS encoding response regulator, producing MKTILVVDDAPMIRELLKSVLEAEGFNVIEAADGEEAIHICRENPIDLSIIDIFLPKKGGLQVMGELIKADSSHKFIAISGGEAFNPEAIVELAKVYDVLDTFTKPIDTRRLVEVVRNALDG from the coding sequence ATGAAAACCATTCTCGTCGTCGACGATGCGCCCATGATTCGGGAACTGCTCAAATCCGTTCTCGAAGCCGAAGGCTTTAACGTGATCGAAGCAGCGGACGGCGAAGAGGCCATCCATATCTGTCGCGAAAACCCCATAGACCTTTCCATCATCGACATCTTCCTGCCGAAAAAAGGCGGCCTCCAGGTCATGGGCGAACTCATCAAGGCCGACAGCTCGCACAAGTTCATCGCCATCTCCGGCGGCGAAGCCTTCAACCCCGAAGCCATCGTCGAACTCGCCAAGGTCTATGACGTGCTCGACACCTTCACCAAACCCATCGACACCCGCCGCCTCGTCGAAGTCGTCCGCAACGCCCTGGACGGTTAA